CGTATCGAAAATCTAGACTCAATCTACACTTGAGTTTTTACACATTTACTTCTCTAACTTAGTTTTGCcgtaaagttatttttgtaagacttggttttgttttctattaagTATCAATGCAACTATAATCTGTATTGTGTATGTctcattttataattaatactTCTTGTGGTCATCCTGGTTAACTTAAAGCTACTTCAAACACCATTCTATATTGCATGATTCAATGTggactaaattttaaatatttactaaatttaaatataattcccTTTTTGCTTGTATAAAGGATTTGTAGGTTCTAGTTTATACAAACTCCCACCAATCATGGATATTAAACCAACACATACAATATATGCcaacaatttaaatgaaaaaattaagaaaGAAGGTAAATATGATACCAGGGTAGTGTTTTGTGTTCCATTGGGTTGTCATCTGGAAACAGAAATGTTAACTGTGCTGGTGCGATATactctttaaatatattttcgcTCTCAGGCCTTTAGTTCATGTATTCTTACTTAACTATACATTTACATGTTAAATAAAGCATTAAGAGACAGTTGCCCTTAAATCgtttaatctgttttttttatgtatacagAACTAAAGAAGTCTCTGTATGCCATCTTTTCTCAGTTCGGTCAAATCCTTGACATCGTTGCGATGAAAACTTTGAAGATGAGAGGACAAGCTTTTGTTATCTTCAAGGAAATTAGCAGTGCAACAAATGCTTTGCGTTCCATGCAGGGATTCCCATTTTATGACAAACCGATGGTAGaagattcatttatttacttttaagtcgtttttcctttttttttacactttttttaaaaattattacgGTATTATGCAGAGATTAGCTTATTCGAAAAAAGATTCCGACGTTATTGCCAAAATGAAAGGCACATACCAAGAGAGaacaaaagaaaagaaaaagaagaaaaaggaaCCGAAAAAGgtacaaattttatatatttgtgtatgtctgtgatattttatgtaatattttattttttattacagccCAAAGCTGTTTCTGCTGCACCAAAAGGACAAGGttagtatttaatatttctaatgACTACCAATTTGGCATAATATTTCTGCAATTGCACATACATCATAGACGATACAATCTATTGAAActgtttacataaaaaaaatggggaTAACTGGTCACTGTTTTTGAATTTGCTTCATATCAAGTTGGTATTACAGTTAGTTTGTCGCAGGTGCAGGTGGGCGTGCAGATGATGATGGAAGCAAAAATCCACCAAATCATATTTTGTTTCTCAATAACTTACCTCCAGAAACTCAAGAAGAAATGCTTAATATGCTGTTCAACAGGTGCTGTTTACATTATTGTAACTTTATAGTTCACAACTTACAAATATTGTGCTGTTGTATATGTTagctattttttttgttaactactaaaTAAAATTTCCGAACAATTCTGCTTGTCACAGATTCAATGGTTTCAAGGAAGTGAGACTGGTGCCTGGTCGACATGACATTGCATTTGTTGAGTTTGAAGGTGAGCAGCAAGCATCAGAGGCAAAAGGTGCTTTACAAGGATTTAAAATATCTCCAAGCAATGCAATGAAAGTTACTTTTGCCAAGAAATAAGTCGCCAGATGAATGTACAAtcttaaaatcattttattagTTTGCGATTGACAGTGAAGTGGAATTTATACATGATTATCATCATTATGTTTCTCtggtatttgtttttaagcGACTGCACCCAAGGCATTTGCATTGCACACTTGGTGTCgcaattttgttaaataaaagtgaaataaattcaattgtagacttttatttatttttttgtcggCGTGGTGGAAGGAGCACTATGCTGCAGTGCTTTCAGCCATGTCACAGAAATAATTGGGTTCACacgaaacaatataaaatccTGTCAACAAGGCCAACCAGTTAGTGGATAAGAACAAAGAAACATCTAAAACAAGAAATCATTGTTTGGATAATTAAGAAAAAGATGTTCCGCTTACTTATATTGGGAATTGCAGAAAGAAAATCTTGTCGACATTTCGATTTGTTACGAATATATCGGTCTTCGCATATTCCGTTTAGTACGGCTAGCGGACGGTTGTTCGCAAGGAATGCAGTCGAGAGGTCAGCTCCCCTCGGATGGTGGCAGACTGGCAGCTAATACACCAGGGATAGTGTTTAAAAGGACAACATGTCTTATGTTTTGAACAAGCAAGCTGTGTTAAGAAGCGAGATAATAGAAGAAGCAGatttcaaaaaatagaatagcCGGGGTCGCAGCAATGAAAGGCAACAAAGTGTGTGTTACCAGGCAAGATGTTCTGAATCTGTTCGAAACGTTACCGTGAGTAAACTAAATTTACAGCATTCGACTGTACGAATCCGACACTGTTAACGAGTGTTTTTACCGATATTTCTAGTGAAAAGCAAGATAAAGCATGAGGCAAAAGTAGCGCACGCTCCACTTTCATAAAGCGCGATGAAAGCATGACTAAAAGCGAACGTGCCTTTGGGGTGCCTTACCGCATTGGTGCGTATcgaacaataaaacaaacagcGCTCTATCTGGAAAGCGCTTTAAAGAATGACTTAAGGCGACTTTGCTTCATTGGTGGGAATTCGGCCTTAACGTAGTAATATAGGATGGATTCATGGCGCCATGGTTGGGTTCCAATATCCTTTCTACATAAAACGCTGCATAAATTGCAATGAAAAGAGAAGATCTGGAAGAAAACCCGATTTTTAagggaaaaaaaacaataaaacacacgaggagttatttactATCTGCACAGCAAGTAAAATTTtccaaattcgaaaacacacagaataagatgggacagtttgaaaccagtgttaattttgattattaagtgtatttataaataggaatatacgtaaataacacgaaacagtactgtacgctttgaaaattaagtcgaaacattctttttttgtcctactgctatagtttttaacatgttacctatacattatattattgcataacaattggtattgtttgaacgacaatgggtaatgtttgaacatcaatggataaatattgtatcctacaactgtatatgaacttgtattaacagaaaattgataacaactattgataaagtttttatctttgctacaaattgggtattactactttgtttttggcacaagccccTTCTTATAAACtaacaccaagtgcaaatgaccaaatttcgaatatattttcaaaatattatctttttattatatcagtatcttatagttgaaaccCCCTGAGgaataaattactaaattaaaatcaaatctttcaaagtttggctgctttggcaatgaaaacatgcaaaactacaatgtgggggaagattggagtctaaattgaaatatatttacattaggagtattctacaacttgtagttaacctaccgagtttaacaggctgtgttAGTTTCTTTACCatgtaaactttttatatatatactgttaaacggatattttgttgttgtttttatctcaaattaaagtcatagtGACCCCTGCCTGTTTTctttatgcttatatctcagtgtttttttacaaaactaaaattagttttatgagacaaaatcaaactgtacgaaatattcaaggttgttttatgaagctatgaaactagtttaatcgttcgcacacgcaaactaaaaaaaatcattcaaagTATACTTTtcctattttacatatttttttaatatttaaaaacagtaatcagctttgacgggcgttttataaggTCGTGGTAATACTATCGAATAatttctgtaaccttattttccggattatcattaaatgggggtccgtaaaaagaaaattaaaaaagagtctcgtctgacaaagtgtcccatcttcccccaccctactataccacaattaacaaccctgAGTTTTATGTCTCATACTGGCAAAGAAACACATGCAAGTACTGCTCAATACCTGTTCACAAAAAAAGCacattgtaaacaaagaaaaggcgACTTCCCTCGACCACTGTGTTCCTGTATGCTGCCTCAGGTATAGCGCGTGACTCGCAGGATCCGTCAACTACTGTGGAGAGCGAAACGACCGCTGCTCGAAGCAAGAGATCTCATCTCAGCCCTAATGACCTAAGAAACGCAAGAGCCAGGTCAACTAGCGTGAGTGGTAAAAATATAGAAGGCTTATAGGGAAAAAAATATGGAACGCGATATAGAAGGTTCACTATACAAAACAATCAGACAGCTATTTCTGCTGGAGCTGCAGCAACGAATTTTTAATATCCAAAGTTTGCTTTGCAACAACCTAATCTTGACAAGCTTCGAGAGTGAAACACCTGCATATTCACTATGCAAAGATACCATGTGACGCCGAGCTGAAGAATGGTACAGCCAGAGTGTGGAAGGTGGAGCGTACCAATGTGCGAACTGCCAAAGGTATACTTCACACATTGTAAGTGCAGTcaattaaatgtttgtttctttGGTAAACCTTTAAGTAACGCTTGCAACAACGCTAAATAACGCATTGCTCCAGagagaaacaaaaacttgtaaaGTGGCAATACTTTCTCAACAAAAGACTATCGTTTAAAGTAACACACGGCGGATCCAACCGGACGGTGGTTGATAACAACGTTAAAGATTAAGATTAACAGcatgatgaatgaatgaatgaatgaatgaataaatgaataaatgaatgaatgaatgaatgaatgaatgaatgaatgaatgaatgaatgcagcttactttatcctcgcgtggccggaacaCGGCGGTCGTAATAACACCttgtgctagcttacgagttaccatgtatgttactttgtgggtgattattattattattttttttatttttttgtatgtatggctgataacttgtaaacccattagtgaccactgagttaaagTTGAAGCAGttgcgttaagtgtcttgcccttgcccaagaacacatacgcccacaatggtagcagcgacgagccttgaacccatNNNNNNNNNNNNNNNNNNNNNNNNNNNNNNNNNNNNNNNNNNNNNNNNNNctttatgcttatatctcagtgtttttttacaaaactaaaattagttttatgagacaaaatcaaactgtacgaaatattcaaggttgttttatgaagctatgaaactagtttaatcgttcgcacacggaaactaaaaaaattcattcaaAGTATACTTTtcctattttacatattttttaatatttaaaaacagtaatcagctttgacgggcgttttataaggTCGTGATAATACTATCGAATAatttctgtaaccttattttccggattatcattaaatgggggtccgtaaaaagaaaattaaaaaagagtctcgtctgacaaagtgtcccatcttcccccaccctactataccacaattaacaaccctgAGCGTGAGTGGTAAAAATATAGAAGGCTTATAAGGAAAAAAATATGGAACGCGATATAGAAGGTTCACTATACAAAACAATCAGACAGCTATTTCTGCTGGAGCTGCAGCAACGAATTTTTAATATCCAAAGTTTGCTTTGCAACAACCTAATCTTGACAAGCTTCGAGAGTGAAACACCTGCATATTCACTATGCAAAGATACC
The DNA window shown above is from Ciona intestinalis chromosome 3, KH, whole genome shotgun sequence and carries:
- the LOC100175421 gene encoding U1 small nuclear ribonucleoprotein A-like; translated protein: MDIKPTHTIYANNLNEKIKKEELKKSLYAIFSQFGQILDIVAMKTLKMRGQAFVIFKEISSATNALRSMQGFPFYDKPMRLAYSKKDSDVIAKMKGTYQERTKEKKKKKKEPKKPKAVSAAPKGQGAGGRADDDGSKNPPNHILFLNNLPPETQEEMLNMLFNRFNGFKEVRLVPGRHDIAFVEFEGEQQASEAKGALQGFKISPSNAMKVTFAKK